The Zingiber officinale cultivar Zhangliang chromosome 9A, Zo_v1.1, whole genome shotgun sequence genome window below encodes:
- the LOC122020268 gene encoding zinc finger transcription factor YY1-like yields the protein MDLALNHLAPERRPADKDYRPTTVRWFKEWVPQDVVATGGKCFLLKWVTEDMLKAIKEKSKETEEEEHKPEPATEVLFLCSYEGCGKTFIDAGALKKHAHIHGEKQHICQFEGCGKKFLDSSKLKRHYLIHTGERDFICPHEGCGKAFSLDFNLRAHMKTHSVENYHVCPYLECGKRYINESKLRTHLKTHHDKNNMIDTVKHTPAIEKPHTTPKATATGYSLASVQRPYACPYEGCEKAYIHEYKLNLHFKREHPGHNSEENNKAAAIAEQGMEEGSDPEAYVTRGARGKNAKRTKPNPTSQLPPAKVKRKASNVVPPTLPPIKKQQWPSKDVYEEEDSEETEEDRDNVEGDGWRYQEVNGDDEETEDED from the exons ATGGATCTTGCTCTCAATCATCTGGCGCCGGAGCGGAGACCTGCTGACAAGGATTACCGTCCGACGACCGTCCGGTGGTTCAAGGAATG GGTTCCCCAGGATGTTGTTGCGACGGGAGGAAAGTGCTTCCTTTTGAAGTGGGTTACGG AGGACATGTTGAAGGCTATCAAAGAAAAGTCCAaagaaacagaagaagaagaacacaaACCTGAACCAGCTACTGAGGTTCTATTCCTGTGTAGCTACGAAGGTTGTGGGAAAACTTTCATAGATGCTGGTGCTTTAAAGAAGCATGCTCACATCCATGGAGAGAAGCAACATATTTGCCAGTTCGAAGGCTGTGGAAAG AAATTTTTAGATAGTTCAAAGTTAAAGAGACATTATCTAATTCATACAGGGGAAAGGGATTTCATTTGCCCTCATGAAGGCTGTGGTAAG GCCTTCTCGTTGGATTTTAACTTAAGGGCACATATGAAAACACACTCGGTGGAAAACTATCATGTTTGCCCTTACCTGGAATGTGGAAAGAGATACATAAATGAGAGCAAGCTAAGAACCCACTTGAAGACACACCATGATAAG AACAACATGATTGATACGGTGAAGCACACCCCAGCGATTGAGAAACCACATACCACTCCCAAGGCAACTGCAACTGGATATAGTTTGGCCTCCGTGCAGCGACCATATGCGTGTCCCTATGAAGGTTGTGAGAAAGCTTACATCCATGAGTACAAACTGAACTTGCATTTCAAAAGGGAGCATCCGGGCCATAATTCTGAAGAAAACAATAAAGCTGCAGCTATTGCCGAGCAAGGCATGGAGGAAGGCAGCGATCCAGAAGCCTACGTCACTAGAGGTGCTCGGGGCAAGAACGCAAAACGGACCAAGCCCAATCCGACTTCACAGTTGCCACCTGCAAAAGTCAAAAGGAAAGCTTCAAATGTGGTTCCTCCAACTTTACCTCCCATCAAGAAGCAACAATGGCCGAGCAAAGATGTGTACGAGGAGGAAGATAGTGAAGAAACCGAAGAGGACAGAGACAACGTCGAAGGAGACGGATGGAGATACCAGGAGGTGAATGGGGATGATGAGGAGACAGAAGATGAAGACTGA
- the LOC122019979 gene encoding beta-fructofuranosidase, insoluble isoenzyme 3-like, with protein sequence MAISSNLPKLCLNLFAIFFFISLQKVGCSHLGHETLVNLSPSSIDSTLLPRYHFRPLRNWINDPNGPFYYKGIYHLFYQYNPYGSVWGNIVWGHSVSTDLINWHAVDPAIYPSKPFDIYGCWSGSATVLPGSKPVILYTGIVDDFKTQVQNIAFPANLSDPLLREWVKPDYNPVISSDPSINATQFRDPTTAWLHPDNKHWNVAIGSARKEGQRGVAILYRSRNFKNWTKAKHPLHSIKGTGMWECPDFFPVAVGGREGRDTSATGRGVKHVLKVSLDRMRFEHYTLGTYYPALDRYLPDQASVDGSEGLRYDYGNFYASKTFFDPAKKRRVLCGWANESDVTHDDASNDIIKGWAGVHLIPRELWLDENGRQLLQWPVEEFGRLRSQHVSLANQAVNPGGFFRVNNIDAVQADVEVTFEISSLEKAEDFDPSYVGDAQAYCARHAADVKGGVGPFGLYVLADSALEERTAVFFKIFKHKRKHVVLFCHDPTRSTKREKNIYKPTFAGFVDVDIDSSKTISLRSLIDHSVVESFGAGGKTCITSRVYPSLAIGRDAHLFVFNNGAVDIKVSELNAWEIRTPFMNKEI encoded by the exons ATGGCAATATCATCAAATCTCCCAAAGctatgtttaaatttatttgctatatttttctttatttccttacAAAAAGTTGGTTGCTCCCATCTAGGGCATGAAACACTCGTGAATCTTTCTCCTTCCTCGATCGACAGTACTCTCTTACCTCGCTACCACTTTCGTCCCTTGAGAAATTGGATCAatg ATCCAAATG GGCCATTCTACTACAAGGGTATCTACCACCTTTTCTACCAGTACAACCCTTATGGTTCCGTGTGGGGTAACATCGTGTGGGGCCACTCGGTGTCAACAGACCTAATCAACTGGCACGCGGTCGACCCAGCGATCTACCCGTCGAAGCCCTTCGACATCTACGGATGCTGGTCCGGCTCCGCCACCGTCCTCCCCGGCAGCAAGCCGGTGATCCTTTACACCGGGATCGTCGACGACTTCAAAACCCAGGTCCAAAATATCGCCTTCCCGGCCAATTTATCCGACCCCCTTCTCCGCGAGTGGGTCAAGCCCGACTACAACCCCGTGATCTCCTCCGATCCGTCGATCAACGCCACTCAGTTCCGCGATCCGACCACAGCGTGGCTCCACCCGGACAACAAGCACTGGAACGTCGCGATCGGGAGCGCGAGGAAAGAGGGGCAGAGAGGGGTGGCGATCTTGTACCGGAGTAGGAATTTCAAGAACTGGACGAAGGCGAAGCATCCGCTGCACTCGATCAAGGGGACGGGCATGTGGGAGTGCCCGGACTTCTTCCCGGTGGCGGTCGGCGGGAGGGAAGGAAGGGACACGTCGGCGACCGGCCGCGGAGTGAAGCACGTGCTGAAGGTGAGCCTCGACCGGATGAGGTTCGAGCACTACACTCTGGGAACTTACTACCCTGCTCTGGATCGGTACCTGCCAGACCAGGCGTCGGTGGACGGCAGCGAAGGGCTGAGGTACGATTACGGCAACTTCTACGCCTCGAAGACCTTCTTCGATCCGGCGAAGAAGAGGAGGGTTTTGTGCGGCTGGGCCAACGAGTCGGATGTAACTCACGACGACGCGAGCAATGACATCATCAAAGGCTGGGCTGGAGTTCAT TTGATTCCAAGAGAACTTTGGCTGGACGAGAACGGccggcagctgttgcagtggccGGTGGAGGAGTTCGGTCGGCTGAGAAGCCAGCACGTTTCTTTGGCGAATCAGGCCGTGAATCCCGGTGGCTTCTTCCGAGTAAACAACATCGACGCGGTTCAGGCGGATGTGGAGGTTACATTCGAGATCAGCAGTTTGGAAAAAGCAGAGGATTTCGACCCTTCGTACGTCGGAGATGCCCAAGCTTACTGCGCCAGGCACGCCGCCGATGTGAAGGGAGGAGTCGGCCCGTTCGGGCTTTACGTTCTCGCCGATTCCGCTCTCGAAGAAAGAACTGCAGTGTTCTTCAAGATCTTCAAGCACAAGAGGAAGCACGTTGTTCTCTTCTGCCATGATCCCACCCG GTCAACTAAAAGGGAGAAAAACATATATAAGCCGACTTTTGCTGGCTTTGTCGACGTTGACATCGATTCGTCTAAGACGATCTCTCTTAGAAGCTTGATCGATCACTCGGTGGTGGAGAGCTTTGGCGCAGGAGGAAAAACATGCATCACGTCCAGAGTTTATCCCAGCTTGGCGATCGGAAGAGATGCCCATCTGTTCGTGTTCAACAATGGAGCAGTGGATATTAAGGTTTCGGAGCTGAATGCATGGGAGATTAGGACGCCTTTCATGAATAAAGAAATTTGA